The Deltaproteobacteria bacterium DNA window AACCATTGTGGTCGCAACGCATATATCGAATTTACCATTTTTGGCCCAAAGTGTCAATTTACGCTTGCTGCCTTTAATAAAACATTGGAAACGCTACGCCCCTCGTATATAATATCCCGAAGCAGGCGTTTCGGAGGGTTAAAGGTGTTCTCAATAGGGTTTAGCGAAATACTTCTCATAGCGGTTCTTGCGCTTCTCTTTATAAAGCCCGAGAAGCTGCCCGGTATTGCCAGAGAGGTCGGCAAGTTCTTTGGCGAGATCAAGAGAATCGGCGAGGACTTTAAAAAAAGTGTCACCGAAGAAGCATCTGCTATCGGCGAGGCAGGGGAAAAGAACAAAGAAAAGCCGAAAGCCGCGCCAGTAGACAATGACAACAAGCACGGGGGCGTAAAGTGAGCAACGAAGAAACGTTCCATAATATGGGGCTCATCGAGCATCTCAGGGAGCTTAGAAGCCGCCTCTTCAAGATGGTCGTTGCCGTTGGCATTGCCTTCGTCTTTGCCTATATCTATTCCGGCGAGATATACGGCCTCCTTATGGAGCCTCTTATATCGAAGCTCCCGGCCTCGTCGCGCTTTGT harbors:
- a CDS encoding twin-arginine translocase subunit TatC yields the protein MSNEETFHNMGLIEHLRELRSRLFKMVVAVGIAFVFAYIYSGEIYGLLMEPLISKLPASSRFV
- a CDS encoding twin-arginine translocase subunit TatB, producing the protein MFSIGFSEILLIAVLALLFIKPEKLPGIAREVGKFFGEIKRIGEDFKKSVTEEASAIGEAGEKNKEKPKAAPVDNDNKHGGVK